The following coding sequences are from one Thermocrinis jamiesonii window:
- the gltA gene encoding NADPH-dependent glutamate synthase: MPTRIRYEDRNQEALLPPKQRVSTFREYALGYSVSLALDEAQRCLFCKDADQRCIKACPAGIDIPGFIKEIAQGNLVNAYKKIIESNPFPSICGRVCPQEKQCEGSCILHYDVVRNRKNKGLAVAIGTLEKFVGDFVRISGLDLEEKKEPTGKRVAVVGAGPAGLSCAYELAKLGHSLDVFEALPKAGGVMAYGIPTARLDRSVIEWEIKRLEKLGVRFFFGWVVGRTISLRELLENYDAVFLGVGAGRGSLGIKGDTLKGVYSAIEVLTRVGLLKANQFPQSSTPIDLGKRTAIIGGGFTAVDCAITALRLGVETHVLYRRTRETSSARDEEWDHIAEEGAIIHWLTQPVEILGDSKGRVVGVKCIKMELGEPDESGRPKPIPVPNSEHIIECDSVIFAIGQKANPIAYEGIEGLELTRWGTIKVDEKFRTSIKGLFAGGDVVNGGDTVVRAIVHGKKAAKSIHEYLTEVSL, encoded by the coding sequence ATGCCTACAAGAATACGCTACGAGGACAGAAATCAAGAAGCTTTATTGCCACCAAAGCAAAGAGTAAGCACTTTTAGAGAATATGCTTTGGGATATTCTGTATCCCTTGCCTTGGACGAAGCGCAAAGGTGTCTTTTTTGCAAAGATGCGGACCAAAGGTGCATAAAGGCCTGTCCCGCAGGTATTGACATACCGGGGTTTATAAAAGAAATAGCTCAAGGAAACTTGGTGAATGCTTACAAAAAGATCATAGAGTCTAATCCGTTTCCTTCTATATGCGGAAGAGTTTGTCCTCAGGAAAAACAGTGTGAAGGTTCTTGCATACTGCACTACGATGTGGTAAGGAATAGAAAGAACAAGGGCTTAGCAGTAGCTATAGGAACCTTAGAGAAGTTTGTGGGGGACTTTGTCCGAATCTCCGGCTTAGATTTGGAAGAAAAGAAAGAGCCAACGGGAAAAAGAGTAGCAGTTGTAGGAGCGGGGCCTGCGGGCTTAAGCTGTGCCTATGAACTTGCAAAACTCGGACACAGCTTAGATGTGTTTGAAGCTCTTCCAAAGGCTGGAGGTGTAATGGCCTACGGCATACCAACCGCAAGACTTGACAGAAGCGTTATAGAATGGGAAATAAAGAGGTTGGAAAAACTTGGTGTGCGCTTTTTCTTTGGTTGGGTTGTGGGAAGGACCATAAGCCTTAGGGAACTTCTTGAAAACTACGATGCGGTCTTTTTGGGCGTAGGTGCAGGAAGAGGTAGTCTTGGAATTAAAGGAGATACGCTAAAGGGAGTATATTCTGCCATAGAAGTTCTCACAAGGGTAGGGCTTTTGAAGGCAAACCAGTTTCCCCAATCTTCCACACCAATAGACCTTGGCAAGAGAACTGCCATAATAGGTGGAGGTTTTACCGCAGTAGATTGTGCCATAACAGCCTTAAGGCTTGGAGTGGAAACTCACGTGCTATACAGAAGAACGAGGGAGACCTCCTCTGCAAGGGATGAAGAATGGGACCATATAGCCGAAGAAGGAGCCATCATACATTGGCTCACTCAACCTGTGGAAATATTAGGAGACAGCAAAGGAAGGGTGGTAGGTGTTAAGTGCATAAAGATGGAGCTTGGCGAACCAGACGAAAGTGGGAGACCAAAGCCTATACCGGTTCCCAACTCAGAACACATCATTGAGTGCGATTCTGTGATCTTTGCCATAGGCCAAAAGGCAAACCCCATAGCCTACGAAGGCATAGAGGGTTTAGAACTGACCCGTTGGGGGACGATTAAGGTAGATGAAAAGTTTAGAACAAGTATTAAAGGTCTTTTTGCAGGGGGAGATGTGGTAAATGGAGGGGATACTGTAGTAAGGGCTATAGTCCACGGCAAGAAGGCAGCAAAATCTATACACGAATACCTTACGGAGGTTTCACTATGA
- the proC gene encoding pyrroline-5-carboxylate reductase: MRIGIIGFGNMGSALGEGLSRVWEVIAFDVDHSKSEKALKLGIGWANSLDFLVENSQFILLAVKPKDAKEVLESLKGKLKGNKVLISIVAGLSLKRIEEILGEEKIIRCMPNLAVAVGKGAIAYVCNELVSDQEEKQFCEGFSQCGNLYKIDEGLMDAFTSLAGSGPAFVMKFISALCLAGVREGFNYNQAKDMVLDTIEGTIYMLKTFGGHPEEWISKVASPSGTTIEGLKVLEESGFSGILMECIRKSTQRSKELGQS; encoded by the coding sequence ATGCGAATAGGCATAATTGGCTTTGGAAATATGGGTAGTGCCTTGGGGGAAGGGTTAAGCAGAGTTTGGGAAGTTATAGCCTTTGATGTGGATCATTCTAAGTCAGAAAAGGCATTAAAGCTTGGTATTGGCTGGGCAAACAGCTTGGACTTTTTGGTAGAAAATTCCCAATTTATTCTCCTGGCGGTAAAACCAAAGGACGCAAAGGAAGTCTTAGAAAGTCTAAAAGGTAAGCTAAAGGGCAATAAGGTGCTGATAAGCATTGTAGCTGGACTTTCTCTCAAAAGGATTGAAGAAATTTTGGGAGAGGAGAAGATAATAAGGTGTATGCCAAACCTTGCGGTGGCGGTTGGGAAGGGTGCGATAGCTTACGTTTGTAATGAGTTGGTTAGCGATCAAGAGGAAAAACAATTTTGTGAAGGCTTTTCTCAGTGTGGAAACTTGTATAAGATAGATGAAGGTTTAATGGATGCCTTCACGTCCCTCGCAGGTTCTGGTCCTGCCTTTGTGATGAAGTTTATATCCGCACTTTGCCTTGCGGGTGTTAGGGAAGGTTTTAACTACAATCAGGCAAAGGACATGGTTTTGGATACCATAGAGGGCACCATTTATATGCTTAAAACTTTTGGAGGACATCCAGAAGAATGGATAAGCAAAGTAGCCTCTCCTTCGGGAACCACCATAGAAGGTTTGAAGGTTTTGGAAGAGAGTGGATTTTCTGGTATATTGATGGAATGCATACGAAAAAGCACCCAACGCTCAAAGGAGCTTGGACAGTCATAA
- the pgeF gene encoding peptidoglycan editing factor PgeF codes for MHTKKHPTLKGAWTVIKYQNALAGLKLYEPEDRVFTLRQIHSDRIVYLEEEWHLEGDAIITTRKNFPIGVRTADCVPMAFLGKEAVGVVHAGWRGIKANIVEKFLERFLKIEEDPLVFVGPSAKACCYEVGQEFRHGFIFLHHKNGRLFLDTQLEVLHRIKSFGVKRIITYNQCTICSEKFPSYRRDKTSQRMLVFALLEA; via the coding sequence ATGCATACGAAAAAGCACCCAACGCTCAAAGGAGCTTGGACAGTCATAAAATACCAAAACGCCTTGGCAGGACTTAAACTCTATGAACCAGAAGACAGAGTTTTTACACTTAGGCAAATACATTCAGATAGGATAGTTTATTTAGAGGAAGAGTGGCATTTAGAAGGAGACGCTATAATTACGACCAGAAAAAACTTTCCCATAGGTGTAAGAACCGCAGACTGCGTGCCTATGGCCTTCTTAGGTAAAGAAGCTGTGGGAGTGGTACATGCAGGCTGGAGGGGTATAAAGGCTAACATAGTGGAGAAGTTTTTGGAGAGGTTTCTGAAAATAGAAGAGGATCCGTTGGTTTTTGTAGGTCCCTCAGCAAAAGCATGCTGTTATGAAGTGGGTCAGGAGTTTAGGCATGGCTTTATTTTCCTTCACCACAAAAATGGCAGGCTCTTTTTGGACACTCAGCTGGAAGTTTTGCATAGAATAAAAAGCTTTGGAGTAAAAAGAATAATCACCTATAATCAATGTACCATATGCAGTGAAAAGTTTCCTTCCTATAGAAGGGACAAAACATCCCAAAGGATGTTAGTTTTTGCCTTGCTTGAGGCATGA
- a CDS encoding biotin--[acetyl-CoA-carboxylase] ligase produces MRIGEFMLWFDEVSSTQDILKGGRFPYGTVVVANRQSKGRGRFGRVWHSQEGGLYLSFLLNAKEFNEIPPFPLVVGYSVLLMLEKEGFSPMLKWVNDVYIKGKKVCGVLVERSKDKLVVGVGINLNQKELPAHLNATSLYMLSAKTFDKRVFMLNLLNIFNQILDEYVRSGFKSFKDRIKKKLLFLGQEVVVQSDTAIAGIFEDIDWDGGLLLRTSDGIVKFTAGEVSLRSL; encoded by the coding sequence ATGAGAATAGGTGAATTTATGCTGTGGTTTGATGAGGTATCTTCAACGCAGGACATTTTGAAAGGGGGAAGATTTCCTTATGGAACGGTTGTGGTAGCAAACAGGCAAAGCAAGGGTAGGGGTAGGTTTGGAAGGGTTTGGCATTCTCAGGAGGGCGGGCTTTACCTTAGCTTTTTGTTAAATGCTAAGGAGTTTAATGAGATCCCTCCTTTTCCTTTGGTTGTTGGTTATTCCGTATTACTGATGCTTGAAAAGGAGGGCTTTAGTCCAATGCTTAAGTGGGTAAATGATGTTTATATAAAGGGGAAGAAGGTGTGTGGTGTGCTGGTAGAAAGGTCTAAGGATAAGCTTGTTGTTGGAGTGGGGATAAACCTAAACCAAAAGGAGCTTCCAGCCCATCTAAACGCAACTTCCCTTTACATGCTAAGTGCCAAAACCTTTGACAAAAGGGTTTTTATGTTAAACCTTCTAAACATCTTCAACCAGATTTTGGACGAATACGTAAGGTCTGGCTTCAAAAGTTTTAAAGATCGCATAAAGAAAAAGCTGTTGTTTCTTGGGCAAGAGGTGGTAGTTCAATCTGATACAGCCATAGCGGGTATATTTGAGGACATAGATTGGGATGGGGGCTTACTGCTTAGGACCTCTGACGGCATAGTTAAATTTACAGCCGGAGAGGTAAGTTTAAGAAGCTTATAG
- the flgL gene encoding flagellar hook-associated protein FlgL: MKLPDNLLFSIFQDQDARIKKALSEKTLDIATGRRVRAISEEPSITYNVIELKKEIAQLSQHSQNRLFADTNLTYVDFTLGKIEDTIKKLYADLLRTKNSATVSSEQLIAMAEGFNQSIRQLLDRVNERLGQNYIFGGNSLTVKPFNENTLSYEAGPEDFEVWISENSKVSVFLEGGRVFKTNLYVSRATFNSPTDSFSSAGSITIQIGTNTYTINYGGAGEPQNIEQLANYINSTLGDKVLAFVSTNPDGTYSLALSTKDLSADMEFISITGNFSTGFDNPNILQAIKRVRDKLENGIYPDEFDLFSINRSYDIVAMRRSEVGSVLNVVKNLQSTQENLDLVLKKQKSDLEDADIPESIMEYTRYRIAYEALMRIVADQKDLTILRYL, from the coding sequence ATGAAGTTGCCGGATAACTTGCTATTTTCAATCTTTCAAGATCAAGACGCAAGAATAAAGAAAGCACTGTCAGAAAAAACCTTAGATATTGCTACCGGAAGAAGGGTAAGAGCTATTTCAGAGGAACCAAGTATTACTTACAACGTTATTGAATTAAAGAAGGAAATAGCTCAACTGTCTCAGCACTCCCAAAACAGGCTCTTTGCAGACACAAACCTCACCTACGTAGACTTTACCTTAGGCAAGATTGAAGATACGATAAAAAAGCTATATGCAGACTTGCTAAGAACAAAAAACAGTGCCACCGTCTCTTCAGAACAACTCATCGCAATGGCTGAGGGCTTTAATCAATCTATAAGACAGCTCCTGGACAGAGTTAATGAAAGATTAGGTCAAAACTACATCTTTGGTGGAAATTCTCTAACTGTTAAACCATTCAATGAAAATACATTGAGTTATGAGGCAGGCCCTGAGGATTTTGAAGTGTGGATCTCTGAAAACTCAAAGGTCTCTGTATTCCTTGAAGGAGGAAGAGTGTTTAAAACTAACCTTTATGTATCACGAGCAACCTTTAACTCACCTACGGATAGCTTCTCTTCTGCTGGAAGCATAACCATACAGATTGGAACAAACACCTATACCATAAACTATGGAGGAGCTGGAGAGCCTCAGAATATTGAGCAGTTAGCAAACTACATAAACTCCACCTTAGGGGATAAAGTTTTAGCTTTTGTATCAACAAACCCAGATGGGACATACTCTTTGGCTTTATCAACAAAAGACTTAAGCGCAGACATGGAGTTTATTAGTATAACCGGCAACTTTTCCACAGGTTTTGATAATCCTAACATCTTACAGGCGATAAAACGTGTCAGGGATAAGCTTGAAAATGGCATATATCCCGATGAGTTTGATCTTTTTTCTATAAACAGAAGCTACGATATTGTTGCAATGAGAAGATCAGAGGTAGGGTCTGTTCTGAATGTTGTAAAAAACTTACAATCCACTCAGGAAAACCTTGATTTGGTCCTTAAAAAGCAAAAATCCGATCTTGAGGATGCAGATATACCAGAAAGCATAATGGAATACACAAGATACAGAATAGCATACGAAGCTCTTATGCGTATCGTGGCAGACCAAAAGGATCTGACGATCTTAAGGTATCTATAA
- the flgK gene encoding flagellar hook-associated protein FlgK — protein MFGASFGVIFQSLEIFRKSIDIRNRNILNANNPDYAQEDPVIKSFAPYGIALETIERVRSFHFVGQRNAQLSLVSSLDEKIKNNSRVEDLFQEFTQGLGGLEYINGFFSSYQDLMKDPTNEGARSKLVNSAGSLVSYLKDRKRNLDSVSNSIDYSMRQYIDKVNTITKKLAKLNQEILTLYAQTYSRGQDYKNILDERDRLLRELSEYINIRAQEDDIGRIRVETSKGFVLVEDKFSWELSYDGANKWVFWNSKDGTQINISNDISGGRIKGLLDSYADLQDYQNRLDQLAKKLISEVKVPVRTGTTEYYWTLNYANPTDLLGVSGSLTLQGSSTVVINYNSTDTLTDLANAINASGAGFSANVITNPDGTYTLQIISSDPSYIIEDSQGMVGTRVFQGVGIGDISVNSNLYLYLSNLDYSKADEFNDFSRSWWDHSKDIYQGLTNSIATNLNEYKRQSDIESAVLNSIEAKLQELQGVSIDKEFMEIFQLQKSYQALAKVVSALDELLQTTLNMV, from the coding sequence ATGTTTGGAGCAAGCTTTGGCGTGATCTTTCAGAGTTTGGAAATATTCAGAAAGTCCATTGATATAAGAAACAGAAACATTCTTAATGCCAACAATCCAGACTACGCACAGGAGGACCCAGTAATCAAGAGCTTTGCTCCATATGGCATAGCCTTAGAAACTATTGAAAGGGTCAGAAGTTTTCACTTTGTTGGACAAAGAAATGCCCAACTTTCCTTGGTTTCATCCCTTGATGAGAAGATAAAAAATAACAGCAGAGTGGAGGATCTTTTCCAAGAATTTACGCAGGGCTTGGGAGGTCTGGAATACATAAACGGGTTTTTTAGCAGTTACCAAGATCTTATGAAAGATCCAACCAATGAAGGAGCAAGGTCCAAGTTGGTTAATTCCGCTGGATCTTTGGTTAGCTACTTGAAGGACAGAAAGAGAAACTTAGACAGCGTTTCCAATTCCATAGACTACAGCATGCGCCAATACATAGACAAGGTAAATACAATAACCAAAAAACTCGCCAAACTAAACCAGGAAATATTAACGCTCTATGCCCAAACCTACTCAAGGGGTCAGGACTACAAGAACATACTGGACGAAAGGGACAGACTTTTGAGGGAGCTTTCGGAGTATATCAACATCAGAGCCCAAGAAGATGATATAGGAAGGATAAGGGTAGAAACATCAAAAGGTTTTGTTTTGGTTGAGGACAAGTTTAGCTGGGAACTTTCTTACGATGGAGCTAACAAATGGGTATTTTGGAATTCAAAGGATGGCACGCAGATTAATATATCCAACGATATATCGGGAGGAAGGATAAAGGGTCTTTTGGACTCTTACGCTGATCTACAGGACTATCAAAATAGGCTTGACCAGCTTGCAAAAAAGCTCATAAGCGAAGTAAAAGTTCCCGTTAGGACTGGAACAACTGAATATTACTGGACCTTGAACTACGCCAACCCTACGGACTTACTTGGAGTGTCCGGTAGCCTAACATTGCAGGGAAGTTCTACAGTGGTGATAAACTACAACTCTACAGATACATTAACAGATTTGGCTAATGCTATAAATGCTTCCGGTGCGGGCTTTAGCGCCAATGTTATAACCAACCCAGACGGAACTTACACTTTACAGATAATTTCCTCAGACCCATCTTACATCATAGAGGATAGCCAAGGGATGGTTGGAACAAGGGTTTTTCAGGGTGTGGGGATAGGAGATATTAGTGTGAATTCTAATCTATATTTATACCTTTCCAACTTGGATTACTCAAAGGCGGACGAATTTAACGATTTTTCAAGGTCTTGGTGGGACCACTCTAAGGACATATACCAAGGCCTCACAAACTCTATAGCCACAAATTTGAACGAATATAAAAGGCAAAGTGATATAGAAAGTGCGGTGCTAAATTCCATAGAGGCAAAACTGCAAGAGCTTCAAGGAGTTTCCATAGACAAAGAGTTTATGGAGATCTTTCAGCTTCAAAAAAGCTATCAAGCTTTGGCAAAGGTGGTAAGCGCTTTGGATGAGCTTTTGCAAACCACTTTAAATATGGTTTGA
- a CDS encoding riboflavin synthase, with amino-acid sequence MFSGLVEEVGRVEELKLLSGGAKLTVKSTLKDVKIGDSIAVNGVCLTVVDIQNDTLSFDLSQETLSRSNLKLLKKGDPVNLERALRVGDRIGGHFLQGHVDFTSKVLVFSQRGSHWELKIQIPEDYREYVVEKGSIGIDGISLTINYVEQDAVSINIIPHTYEKTNLKHRKVGDLVNVELDILGKYVINYVKLITKDRKLEKLWEGLWG; translated from the coding sequence ATGTTCTCTGGTTTGGTGGAAGAAGTGGGAAGAGTGGAAGAGCTAAAGCTTCTTTCGGGCGGTGCCAAGCTAACCGTTAAAAGCACACTAAAAGATGTAAAGATCGGTGACAGCATAGCGGTTAATGGGGTTTGCCTGACAGTGGTAGATATACAGAATGACACTCTGAGCTTTGACCTATCCCAAGAAACACTAAGCAGGAGCAATCTAAAGCTTTTAAAAAAGGGAGATCCAGTAAATCTTGAAAGAGCTCTAAGGGTAGGAGACAGAATAGGGGGACACTTTCTTCAGGGACACGTGGATTTTACCTCAAAAGTCTTAGTCTTTTCCCAAAGGGGTTCCCACTGGGAATTGAAAATACAAATACCAGAAGACTACAGAGAGTATGTAGTAGAGAAAGGCTCCATAGGAATAGACGGTATAAGTCTGACGATAAACTACGTAGAGCAAGATGCGGTGAGTATAAACATAATACCCCACACTTATGAAAAAACGAACTTAAAACACAGAAAAGTTGGAGACCTTGTTAATGTGGAGTTGGACATCTTGGGAAAGTACGTGATAAACTACGTAAAGCTTATAACGAAGGACAGAAAATTAGAAAAGCTATGGGAGGGTCTGTGGGGTTAA
- a CDS encoding dihydroorotate dehydrogenase electron transfer subunit: MKELVCKVIKNQRVGSHTYLMELEFPNTTAIKPGHFLMVKAWDGLDPLSRRAFAVADKKEDSISIYYDVVGKGTALMSKLREGDSIRVLGPLGKRLFPIEGQKHLLLGGGIGLSGLSLLAKELKNLGKEVFVCYGAKSSEGLSMKGWLKEGGLSYRIFTDDGSEGEKGSVLDALKDFDKDWIVHACGPIGMLRALQRMSEGRKVYLSLEAPMACGWGVCLGCVVRSKNGEFLRVCFDGPVFDAEEVVL, from the coding sequence ATGAAGGAATTAGTTTGCAAAGTTATAAAAAATCAAAGGGTTGGGTCCCACACCTATCTGATGGAGTTGGAGTTTCCCAACACAACAGCTATAAAACCTGGACACTTTTTGATGGTAAAAGCTTGGGATGGTTTAGATCCGCTTTCAAGAAGAGCTTTTGCGGTAGCAGACAAGAAAGAAGACAGCATAAGCATATACTACGACGTGGTAGGCAAAGGCACAGCCCTTATGAGCAAGCTAAGGGAGGGTGACAGCATCAGAGTTCTAGGACCATTGGGAAAAAGGCTTTTTCCAATAGAAGGGCAAAAGCATCTTCTCTTAGGTGGCGGAATAGGTCTTTCTGGACTTTCTCTCTTGGCAAAAGAGTTAAAAAATCTGGGAAAAGAGGTCTTTGTATGCTACGGAGCAAAAAGTTCCGAAGGACTTTCTATGAAGGGATGGCTCAAAGAGGGTGGTTTGAGTTATAGGATCTTTACGGACGATGGTAGTGAAGGGGAAAAGGGCTCTGTTTTGGATGCTCTAAAAGACTTTGATAAAGACTGGATAGTGCATGCGTGTGGTCCAATTGGTATGCTTAGAGCTCTTCAGCGTATGTCAGAGGGTAGGAAGGTTTATCTATCTTTGGAAGCGCCAATGGCTTGCGGTTGGGGAGTATGTCTTGGTTGTGTGGTCAGGTCAAAAAACGGTGAGTTTTTGAGGGTTTGCTTTGATGGTCCAGTCTTTGACGCAGAGGAGGTGGTGCTTTAA
- the metG gene encoding methionine--tRNA ligase subunit beta produces MELISLEDFIKLDIRVAKVLSAERVEGSEKLIKLRVSLGNEERTLMAGIAKHYSPEDLVGKKIVVLANLRPRKIFGVESQGMLLAASDGETLSVLIPEKDIKEGSKIS; encoded by the coding sequence ATGGAATTAATTAGTTTAGAAGACTTTATCAAGCTAGACATAAGGGTCGCAAAGGTTCTATCTGCAGAAAGGGTGGAAGGTTCTGAAAAACTCATCAAACTCAGAGTGTCCCTTGGAAACGAAGAAAGAACTTTAATGGCTGGTATAGCCAAACACTACTCTCCTGAGGATCTGGTGGGAAAGAAAATAGTAGTGCTTGCTAACTTAAGACCAAGAAAGATATTTGGCGTAGAATCTCAGGGTATGCTCTTGGCTGCCTCAGACGGAGAGACTCTGTCCGTTCTGATCCCAGAAAAGGACATAAAAGAAGGCTCTAAAATTAGCTAA
- a CDS encoding OmpA family protein: MKKVILIKVLAVAVCFGVVIKSDLRVSEAINESQRLIETAYKAGGKDKSIYHFEKARAYRDISVLLASEMEEVGSKIFAIKSMNSASKSIEGSQTLDTLEITEPKKEGQTLNIDPKSLLSALEKLREDKAFNCAPKELAYTEAYYDAINYELSKDKPNSSLLQSLYNSYLSYYLIVKDKVDIAKKASLECYVGKVQLVSVPEAKEEPVETEKVSEAVTEETKKRVEEPLLVRARIHFDFNKAEIKKEYMPLLNEVVKILKENPKISIRIEGYTDDIGSKAYNEKLALRRAMAVKDYLVRQGIDAQRIEVVGFGKERFIAENNTSIGRLTNRRAEFIVIQVPSE, from the coding sequence ATGAAAAAAGTAATACTGATAAAGGTTTTAGCTGTCGCTGTTTGTTTTGGGGTTGTCATCAAAAGTGATCTTAGAGTTTCCGAAGCCATTAATGAATCCCAAAGACTCATAGAAACCGCTTACAAAGCAGGAGGTAAGGATAAATCTATCTATCACTTTGAAAAAGCAAGAGCTTACAGAGATATATCCGTATTGCTTGCCTCAGAAATGGAGGAGGTAGGTTCTAAGATTTTTGCCATAAAGAGTATGAACTCTGCATCCAAGTCCATAGAGGGAAGTCAAACACTCGATACTTTGGAAATTACAGAACCAAAAAAAGAAGGACAAACTCTAAACATAGACCCAAAAAGCCTTCTATCCGCGCTTGAAAAACTCAGGGAGGATAAGGCGTTTAACTGTGCCCCTAAGGAACTGGCTTACACAGAAGCTTATTACGACGCCATAAATTATGAACTTTCAAAGGACAAACCAAACAGTTCTCTTTTGCAAAGTCTGTATAACAGCTATCTTTCCTATTATTTAATCGTTAAGGACAAGGTAGATATAGCAAAAAAGGCATCGCTTGAGTGTTATGTAGGTAAAGTGCAACTGGTCAGTGTGCCAGAAGCTAAGGAAGAGCCGGTGGAAACAGAAAAGGTTTCAGAAGCTGTTACAGAAGAAACAAAGAAAAGGGTAGAAGAACCTCTATTGGTTCGTGCTAGGATTCATTTTGATTTTAACAAAGCTGAAATAAAAAAGGAGTATATGCCTTTGCTGAACGAAGTGGTCAAAATTTTGAAGGAAAATCCGAAAATTAGCATAAGAATTGAAGGATACACTGATGACATAGGTAGCAAAGCCTACAACGAAAAACTTGCACTTAGAAGAGCTATGGCAGTTAAAGACTACCTTGTAAGGCAAGGTATAGATGCCCAAAGAATAGAGGTTGTGGGCTTTGGAAAAGAGAGGTTTATAGCAGAAAATAACACCTCTATCGGTAGGCTAACCAACAGAAGAGCGGAGTTTATAGTTATACAGGTTCCATCTGAATGA
- a CDS encoding YifB family Mg chelatase-like AAA ATPase — protein sequence MFCRVKSGGVLGIDGFLVDVEVDIAPGLPQFNIVGLPDKAINEAKDRVRSALKNIGFQLPAKRITVNLSPSNLRKQGTLYDLPIAIGILKLTGVLDVDEDAVFVGELSLDGKVNPVNGVLPIVLSLKQKGFRKFFVPKENAKEGAIAQGVEVFGVSSLEQLIRFFRGEENIESEKVDVNALLSKAFDYSIDLADVKGQYQAKRALEISAAGMHNLLLIGPPGAGKSMLAKRIVTILPPLTLEEALEVSKIYSVAGILKEGLMVHRPFRSPHYTASEVALIGGGSNPMPGEISLAHRGVLFLDEMVEFSRRALESLRQPIEDGYVTVSRVGGRITFPASFILIGATNPCPCGNYGNPYKACTCSLSQIRTYQAKLSGPILDRIDLKVWVEPVEVQDLINPNVGESSKEVRERVIKAYQIQRERFKDSKTKFNAQMTEKEIEKYCVLTASAKTLLERIMNKLHLSGRSYSKLLKVSRTIADLEGEEKIREDHISEAIHYRVEEKLLTFKDGV from the coding sequence ATGTTCTGTAGGGTAAAGAGCGGAGGGGTTCTTGGAATTGATGGCTTTCTGGTTGATGTGGAAGTAGATATAGCGCCCGGTCTTCCCCAATTTAACATAGTTGGGCTTCCGGACAAGGCTATAAATGAGGCAAAGGATAGGGTTAGGTCTGCTCTTAAAAATATTGGTTTTCAGCTTCCAGCCAAAAGAATAACGGTAAATTTGTCTCCGTCTAACCTAAGAAAGCAAGGCACACTGTATGATCTTCCTATAGCGATTGGCATACTAAAGCTTACCGGAGTTTTGGACGTTGATGAGGATGCGGTTTTTGTTGGGGAACTTTCCTTAGATGGAAAGGTTAATCCTGTAAATGGTGTCCTTCCCATAGTCTTGTCTCTAAAGCAGAAAGGTTTTAGAAAATTTTTTGTGCCAAAGGAAAATGCAAAGGAGGGAGCAATAGCCCAAGGTGTTGAGGTGTTTGGCGTAAGCTCTTTGGAACAGTTAATTAGGTTTTTTAGAGGAGAAGAAAACATAGAATCAGAAAAGGTTGATGTTAATGCACTTCTTTCTAAGGCTTTTGACTACAGCATAGACCTTGCGGACGTAAAGGGACAGTATCAGGCAAAGAGGGCTTTGGAAATATCCGCCGCAGGCATGCATAACCTGTTGTTGATAGGACCTCCTGGAGCTGGAAAAAGTATGTTGGCAAAACGTATAGTTACCATACTTCCTCCTTTGACTTTGGAAGAGGCGTTGGAAGTAAGCAAGATATACAGCGTAGCGGGAATACTAAAGGAAGGACTGATGGTTCATAGACCCTTCAGGTCACCTCACTATACCGCATCAGAGGTGGCGCTGATAGGAGGTGGTAGCAATCCTATGCCCGGAGAAATTTCTTTAGCTCACAGAGGTGTGCTGTTCTTAGACGAGATGGTAGAGTTTAGCAGAAGGGCGCTTGAATCCTTGAGACAACCTATTGAGGACGGATACGTGACAGTATCAAGAGTGGGTGGAAGGATAACCTTTCCAGCCAGTTTTATACTCATAGGAGCAACAAATCCATGTCCCTGTGGAAACTACGGCAACCCATACAAAGCTTGCACATGTTCCCTTTCCCAAATAAGAACATACCAAGCCAAACTCTCTGGACCAATACTGGATAGAATAGACCTAAAGGTATGGGTGGAACCCGTCGAAGTCCAAGACCTTATAAATCCAAACGTTGGTGAAAGTTCAAAAGAGGTAAGGGAGAGGGTTATAAAGGCTTATCAAATTCAAAGAGAAAGGTTTAAGGATTCAAAGACAAAATTTAATGCCCAGATGACGGAAAAGGAAATAGAAAAATACTGTGTGCTTACCGCAAGTGCAAAGACTCTTCTTGAAAGAATCATGAACAAGCTTCACCTAAGTGGAAGGTCTTACAGTAAACTCTTAAAAGTATCAAGAACCATAGCGGACTTGGAAGGGGAAGAAAAAATAAGAGAAGATCATATCTCGGAAGCTATACACTACAGAGTTGAAGAAAAATTACTAACTTTCAAAGACGGAGTTTAA